Below is a window of Caldichromatium japonicum DNA.
GTGTCCCGTCGCACATGAGCTTGCGTATCTGGGCGTCCTGCTCCGCCAACAGCGCCCGCTTCTCACCCACCTTGCGCCTACCCCGCTTGCCCTTGGGCCCCTTCGCGCGCCGCAAACGACAGCAATCTCATGTCTCGTCTTTCCATGCCCACGACATCTGGACAGCTCACTCAATTTCAAAAGCATGTGTTTCTTATCAAGAACCTATCTAGGGATCGATCGCCGTGACCGACATCCAACGTTTTTCAACCGCAGACCCTGGCTTTAAGGCCCAGCTCGAACGGCTGCTAGCCTGGGAATCGATCGCCGACGACCAGGTCCAGGCGACCGTCACTGAGATCATCCGCGAGATCCGCGCGCACGGCGATGCGGCACTCTTGGACTATACGGCGCGTTTCGACCGCTGGACTCCTGTCTCGGCGGCTGCCCTCGAGATCCCGCGCCCACGCCTACAGAGGGCCTGGGAGTCGATCGCGGACGAACAACGGGCGGCGCTCAAGCTCGCTGCCGAGCGTATCCGTGCCTATGCCGAGCATCAGAAGACCAACGGCTGGCGCTATCGCGAGCCGGATGGCACCCTGCTCGGACAACAGGTTACGCCCCTAGACCGCGTCGGTCTCTATGTCCCGGGCGGCAGGGCTGCCTATCCCTCGTCGGTGTTGATGAATGCGATCCCCGCCAAGGTCGCCGGCGTCCCCGAGCTCATCATGGTGGTCCCAACCCCAGATGGCGAGCTCAATGACCTGGTGCTCGCCGCCGCGTTTATCGCCGGTGTGGATCGCGCCTTCGCTATCGGCGGGGCCCAGGCGATCGCTGCACTCGCCTATGGCACCCAGACCATCCCGCCGGTCGATAAGATCGTGGGTCCAGGCAACATCTATGTCGCCGCCGCCAAGCGTGCGGTCTTCGGGCGGGTGGGGATCGACATGGTCGCCGGACCCTCGGAGATCCTGGTGATCTGCGACGGCCAGACCGATCCCGACTGGATCGCCATGGACCTCTTCTCCCAGGCCGAGCATGACGAGGACGCCCAAGCGATCCTGGTCAGTTGGGACGAGCGTTTCTTGGATCGGGTGGCGGCGAGCATCGATCGCCTGCTGCCCGGCATGGAACGCGCGCCGATCATCGCGCGGGCGCTCACTAGACGCGGCGCCCTGATCCTGGCTTGCGACCTCGATGATGCGATCGCGGTCGCCAATCTCATAGCCCCAGAACACCTGGAGCTCTCCCTCGCCGACCCCGAATCGGTCGTTGGGCGCATCCGCCATGCCGGAGCGATCTTCATGGGGCGCCATACCCCAGAGGCATTCGGTGACTATTGCGCTGGACCCAATCATGTCCTGCCGACCTCGCGTACCGCGCGTTTTTCCTCGCCCCTGGGGGTCTATGACTTCCAGAAGCGCAGTAGTATCCTGCAGGTCTCACCCCAAGCCGCAGCGGTCCTCGCCAAGACCGCATCGATCCTGGCGCGCGGCGAGGGGCTGACCGCGCATGCCCGTTCGGCCGAATATCGTGGGAATGGTAGCTCATGAGCGCGCGGCTCCAAGACATCATCCGCCCCGAGATCGCCGCGCTTTCGGCCTATGCAGTGCCCGATGCCAGGGGGCTGATCAAGCTCGATGCGATGGAAAACCCCTACCCATTGCCCGAAAGCTTGCGCGACCCCTGGCTTGCGGTGCTTAAGGACCTTGCGCTCAACCGCTATCCGGATCCGCGCGCCCCCGAGCTTGCGTCCATGCTGCGCGAGTCGATGGGGATCCCATCCGAAGCGGGCCTGGTGCTCGGCAATGGCTCGGACGAGCTCATTCAGATGCTGGCGCTTGCGGTGGCGCGTCCTGGCGGCAAGATCCTTGCAGTTGAGCCGAGCTTTGTCATGTACCGGCTGATCGCGCGCTTTGCCGGTTTGGACTATCTCGGCATTCCGCTCAAGGCTGATGACTTCGCGCTGGATCTAGAGGCGGTGCTTGCAGCCATCGAGCGCGAGCGCCCGTTGATTGTCTATCTCGCCTATCCCAACAACCCGAGCGGCAATCGCTTCGCCGCCGAAGATCTGGTCCAGATCATCGAGTCGGCGCCTGGGCTGGTGGTGATCGATGAGGCCTATGCCCCGTTCACCGATGCGAGTTTCCTAGGGCTGGTGGGGGACTGGGACAATCTCTTGGTTCTGCGCACCCTCTCCAAGATGGGGCTTGCTGGGATTCGGCTCGGCTATCTGGTCGGCCCCGCTGCTTGGATCGCCGAGATCGACAAGGTTCGCCTGCCCTATAACATCAATGTCCTCAGCCAGGCGACGGCCTCATTCGCCCTGCGTCATAAGTCGGTCTTCGACGAGCAGGCTAGGCTGATCCGCGAGGAGCGCCAAAGGCTTTATCAGGGCTTAAAACAGCTCCCAGGGCTTCAGCCCTATCCCAGCGAGGCCAATTTCATCCTGGTCCGCGTGTCCCCGAGTCAGGCGGATCGCTTCTTTGCCAGGCTGTATGATGCCGGCATCCTCGTCAAGAACCTCGACGGCACCCATCCACTGCTTGCGGACTGCCTGCGGATCACCGTCGGCACCCCGGAGGAGAACGCGCGGGTGCTTCAGGCGTTGGCGGGGTTGCTATAGGGGTTAGGGGGTAGGTGCTGCGTACCCTAGTCGGCCTTCTTTGACGCCGAGTCTTCAAGGCGGTGTGCTGCCTGCTCAACGACGCAGTTTCGGGGCCCTGGGTCTTGTCAGGGTCAACCGATGCAGCTAACATTTGCCTCCTACATGGGCGCATAGCTCAGCGGGAGAGCACTGCCTTCACACGGCAGGGGTCACAGGTTCAATCCCTGTTGCGCCCACCATACCCGCATCATGGCGCGCAAGCATGCGCGAGTCCATTCATCTTGCCTCACACTGTCCACAGGAACTCATCGACATCACCGATCGCGTGCGGACCATTGTGACGCGCAGCGGCATCCGCGATGGCCTAGTCAATGTCTATGCCCAGGGGGCGACGGCAGCGATCATGATCCAAGAGAACTGGGATGATAGCGTCCAGTTGGATGTCATCGATCTCTTGAGCCGCCTGATCCCCAAGGGCGTCTGGCGCCATGATCGACAAGACGGCAACGGTGATGCCCATCTTAAGGCCGGTCTCATCGGCCCCTCCGAGACCATCCCCTTGATCGCGGGCGAGTTGGGGCTGTCGCGCTGGCAGAATATCTTTTTTTGCGAGTTCGACGGCCCCCGCTCGGACCGACGGGTCCTCGTCACCGTTTTGTCTGATTTGCCGCGCGGATAGGTCCAGCGTGATGGGGTGCTGTTGACTGCGTGCCGCCCAAGGTCTAGGAGCGCAGAGATGGCAAGCACCTCTAGCCCACCCCTCCCGCCAGGCGCTAGAGATCCGGCGCTGGTTCAAACGGCCAGCCCTGAATCTGTTGCGCGCCTGTTTCGTGCCCGAGTCTTCAAACCTGCCGAGGGCGTCTTTCTCTTTCATCCGCGCGCCATCGAACGAATCCTCGCCGATGAGCTCGATCCCCGGGGCGATGCCGGCGCAATCCCAAGCCTTGGCTATCATGTGATGTCGCGCGCGGCCTTTTTGTCCGCACTCGAGGAGGAAAACCCTGAGGCCCTGACCGTCATCGAGGTCTTGGATCTCCCTGATTCGGTGATCTTGTTGCCCTTGCCGGGGGAGCTGCCGACTGAAGAGACGGCCCTCATCCAGCTATGGCGAGATTATTGGGCGCGCCGCTTCGAGGGGGAGGTGGCACGTATCTGGCAGCAGGCGCGCGATCGCGACCCGGAGCCCAACGCTTTTGGTCCAACCAGTTTGCGCCGGCTGGTCGGCGAGACCGCCTGGTTCGAGCTTAAGGAGGTGCTGATCCAGGACGGCGTCATCCCCTCAGGGGTGGACGACCCCTGGGTTTGCCGGTCATTCGTTGCCTTGATGGTGCGCCTGCGTTATTTCACCCCAGGGACGCGCGGCTATTGGTTTCCGGCAATCCAGAACTGGTCGGCGCTCGATGACTGGGTGCGGGCAGGGGGGTTGGATTGGCCGCCGCCGAGCCTCGATGGACCCCTGCCCGAGGCGCTGCTTGCCGCCCGCCCCGATCCACTCTGCGGCCATCCGACCCGGCTTGTACACTTGCCGTCTGGTCTGCTCTGCGGTCGCTCAGATGTCGACCTGCGGCTTTACCGCGGTCGGGGGGGCGAGGCATCGAACTCAGCATTTCATACCCAACCTCCGCAGGATGCGTCCCAGATGGGACTGCCTGGGGCGCAGGATGTGCGTCCCCTCGCCGACCGAGTAGGCTGCATGAGATCGACCTTTCAGCTGAGCCGCTGGGCGAGTGCGCTCGAACAGGGGTTTGGACCACACTACGCCGAGGGCCTGGTGCGTTTCCTGGAGGCATTGTTCGTTGCCATCCTGGGTCTTGCGAGTCCGCTCCTTGGTCTGACGCGGTTGACGCGGAGGTTTCAGCCGGCGCTTGAGCTGCAATTGTTCGTCCTGGCCCTAAGGCGCGCCCAACGCGCTGAACAGGCAGGGCGCTATGGATCGGCGATCCATCAGCTCGCGCTCGCGCGTGAGTCATTGCTCGTGCTCGCCGATCCAAGCTCGCCCGAGGCCGAGCGGGTCCTGGCGCTGATTGCCCAACGTCAGCAGGGCGCGGAGTCGTCGCTGTCCCAGGCGCTGCTTGCCGCTTGGCCGCTCAATCCAGGGCGGGCGCGTGAGCTGAGGTCGTTGATCGCGCATCTGGGCGATACGCGGCAGGCGCACGGCACGGCGGTGCAATGGGTCCTGGATGACCTGGAGGAAGCGCTGAGAGAACGCTCGCAGGTCTATTATGAGATGCAGCCCCTGCGCTGGCTCCTTGGCCGCGGCCCCTTGCGCCGACCCTTGCCCCTTCAGGCCGATCTGCGGGCATTGCGTGCGCTCGAGTCCGCCCAAGCCCACCTTGAGTGGATCAACTGGCCGCCTACCGAGATCGAGCGCTTGATCCGCCCGCTTGCGGCACTCGCTGCAGTCATCCGCTCGCGTCTTGAACGAGGGCTCGTCCCGCGTCTGAGCGAAGCCCTGAACCAGGCGGGCTTCATCGCCCGCGATCACCGCGAGATGGTGGCCTTCAACAAGCTCTTGCGCGAGCTCTTGGATGTCATCGAACGCCGCCGGCATTTCAGGTTCACCGATGTGCGCGACCTGGTCGCTCGCAACCCTTTGCGCCTACCCGATGTCAGCCTCGCCGAGTGGCTCAAGGGCGATCGGCTGGATCGTTTCGATCGCCAGGCCGCACGTCTCTTACCAGGGCTCTATCGCCCCGGCGAGATCTATCTCAAGGGTCTGCAACGCCTCTCCGCCCCGTTGTTCGGGACGCCGCTGGGCCGGTTGCTCGTGCGCCATCTCCTCCTACCGGTAGGCGTTGCCTTTTTGCTCTTAAAGACCCTGGACATCCTCATCGGCATCCTGCCGATGCTGGAGGCAACCTTTCATCTCACCAGCCTGTGGTTGATCCTTGGGTTGGGCCTGTTGCTCAATGCCCTGGTCTATACCCGCTCCGGGCGCATCGGGGTCTATCTCCTGCTGCGCGTACTCTGGTGGACGCTGCGCTTGCTTCTCTTCGATGGCCTCAGGCGTTTCATGCGCTGGCCGCCAGTGCGCCTGCTCATCGAGACCGAGCTCGTACGCGGGCTCAATCGCAACCTGGTGCAGCCCTTCTTGAGCGGGGCACTGCTGGTCGTGCCAATACTGGCCCTTTTCAGTGTGATCCGCGGCGACCTGATCGAACCCAATGTTTCGCTCATCGCCCTGACCCTGCTTCTGGGTATCCTGGTGCGCAATACCCCGGGCGGGCGGCGTCTGCTCGATGATCTGATCAGCGGGCTGGGGCGGTTCATCCGCCGGCTCAACCAGACCCTGGTCATTGGCTTGATCCAGGAGCTGCTCGCCTTGTTCAAGGAGCTGACTCGGCGCTTCCAGCAGGGCCTGCATTGGATCGAGGAGCTCTTAAGCCACAGACAAGGCGAGTCCTGGCCGGAGCTCTTGGTCAAATCGGTGTTGGCACCGGTATGGCGGCTGTGCGAATGGCTGTTCCAGTTCTATCTCACCGTCTTGGTCGAGCCTCAGATCAACCCGATCAAGCACTTCCCGCTGGTGACCGTGGCGCATAAATTGATGCTGCCCTTTTTGCCCTGGATCACCCTGCTCATGGTTGAGGCTCTCGATCCCGTGTTACCGAAATGGATCAGCCTCCCCTTCGTCACCCTGACTATCCTGCTCTTGCCTGGATTGGCTGGGTTTCTGGTCTGGGAGCTCAAGGAGAACTGGCGCCTCTATGCCGCCAATCATCAACAGGCGACCCCAGGGTTTGCCGTCCGACCCGGGCTCTACGCCGTTCAATCCGATGGTTTGGTAAGGACAGCGCTTGAGCCCGCGATCGTCGGCACCCACGGCGAGACCCTGCGCGCCTTTTTGCGCCGTGGTTTTCACAGCGGGACCCAGCCCAAGGCCTTCGACCGTCTGCGACGCGCCTTGCGTCGCCAGGGCGAGGGATCCGAACAGTCCCCCCAGCGCCTGCGCGAGGCCCAGCGCCAGCTCTTCGAGGTCAACCGCCTTATCTCGGCCTTTTGCGACCGCGAGCTGGTCTATGCCCTGCGCCGCCGTGCCCAGGATCCCGAGTGCGCCCTCAAGGAGGTGCGCATGCGCCGACCGCGTCTGGCAACCGCCTCCTTTGCGGTTACCCTTGATCTGCGGCTTAAACCCTCCCATGAAGTGACGCGGTTGGAGCTTGCCTTGGATGTCGCCTGGCGTGCGCCAGATCTGCTCCTACACGCCCGCTTGCGGCGTGGCGGGAAGGGCTTGGATGCGCGCTCGCTGGCCAAGATCCAGGAGGATCTGCGGGCCTTCGGCGCGCGCGCCGGGGCAAGCGAGATCGCGATCGATCTAAGCGAGGATTGAGATTCTCCCTCTGAAGGGCGAGGCGTGTCGTGCATTGGGTCAAAGGACTTGGCGGTGACCCAGGCGGTTTGATGGAATGGCGCAATCCGCTGGAATGGATCTATGTTCCGGCCTTCAAGAGAGAAGGCATTTTGCCACTTGACTGACCACTCCCGAATCATTGCCTGAGCCATGCACTATCGTGTCTTTTATCTGTTTGAGCGTACTGGCGAGTCGCTCTCGTCCATGCGCGCCATCGAGATGAGCGCCAAGGCCATTTGCGAGCAGCTCGTCCCTCGGCTGCAGACCGAGGACGACTATCTGGGACTGATCGATGGGCGCGATACCACCCTCCAGATCCTTTATGACCCGGCCAATCGGCGATATTGGGTCGAGCTGCCGATCGATGCGGCTAAGGCGTCCTATGGGCGCTATATGGCCTTAGAGGAGCTTAAGACCTTTTTGCTCGCACTCCCCGAGCGCTTCGGTCAGGACTCGCTCCCTGGACTTGAATATCGTCCTTGGTGAGATATTCAGGGTCCTTGTATAGTCCCCCGCACAAGCCGGACGCGACCGTTCTGCGCGGTGCCGACCCGAAACGGCTGGCCGGTAAAAAAGCTCACCGCCCAGACTCGCCCGACCCCTCCCGTATCGACGGAGGATGACCAGAAAAGGACCCCGGGGGTATTGGGAAAGACCTGGGGATTGATCGCCGGCCCATCGTGACAGCGCTCGACGATGGTCATCAGCTCATCGCCGGTCGGCAGGCGCCAGCCATCCCCCGTCTGCTCGGCTTGTTTAACCGCCTCTTTCCAGGTATGTACAGTCGGGCGTCCGGCACAGGTCTTAGATGCGGCATCCCACTGCTGACCGAGGGCGCAGCGCTGCCACTCCAATCCTGTGCGCTCATGCCTGACCACCGCACCCCCTTCGAGCTGGGTGAACTCGGTCGATGGCGCGGTCTCTGCCAGCCCCTTGAAACAGGCATCGTTCGCCGGCGGGATCTCTTGCGAGCGGACCTCAGCCCCCGCCCAGAGCGCGATCATCCAGAGAACACAACGCCCGATATGGTTGAGCACTGCAATACCCGTTGAAACACGCTCATGGCGATTGGGCAAAATTCATATATCCTTAGGGTCTGATCGCATCGAGTCTCGATCCAGTGCCCAAACATCATAGGAGTCTCGCATGAATCAGCAAACAGCCGCGACCCCTGAGCTCGCCTCGCCCACCACTATTGTCTTTCCCGAAGGTATTCCCGGTTTCGAGCACCTGAAGACCTATCGTCTCACCTATTCGGATACCGAAGGGGGGCGTATATACCGGTTGCGTCCCGAAGATGACCCAGAGATCGAGTTCACCCTGGTCGATCCGCAGTTCTATGCGCTCAATTATGTCCTTGCGCTCGATGACACCGAACAATCATTGCTGCAAGCTGAACATCCCGAGGAGATCCTTGTATTGCTCATGCTGTGGAAGGATACCGAAGGCACGGCCGGCGGCTTGCATGCCAATATCGCCGGCCCCATCCTCATCAATGTCGCCAAAGGACTGGGGATGCAAAAGATCATCGGCAACCCGCGGATGGAGCTCAGCATCTCCAATGCTTGAGACAGCATCCCGAGGATGCCTGGATCTGAGGCCCAGAGAGCGAGAGGTTAAGAGCCCGTTGAAGACCTTTTTGGAGCTGATTCGCCATTGCCTCACCGAGGTCCGCGAGGTCATGCCCTGGGATCTTGCGGAGCGCATCCGCGAGAATCCGGAGCTCTTGATCATCGATGTGCGCGAACCCTATGAGTTCGAGGCGATGCACATCCCAGGATCGCTCAATGTCCCGCGCGGGATATTGGAATCGGCCTGCGAATGGGACTATGAAGAGACCATCCCCGAGCTCGTACAGGCGCGCGAGCGCGAGATCGTGGTCGTCTGCCGCTCGGGTTATCGGAGCATCCTGGCGGCGCACTCGCTCAATCTACTCGGTTATCAAAACGTCGCCTCGCTCAAGCTCGGGCTGCGCGGCTGGAAGGACGATGAGCAACCGCTAGTCGATGGAACGAACCAGCCCGTGGACCTGGATCTGGCGGATGACTATTTCACCCCCAAGCTGCGCCCCGACCAGCGCCGTCCTGCTTGATGTCAGACCCCTTCGCTCACCCAAGCCCTGAACAGCGCCATGAGATGATCGCGGTCGCGGCCTATTATCTGGCCGAGCGCCGCGGCTTTGCCCCTGGTCATGCCGAGGCCGATTGGCTCAGGGCCGAACAGGTGATCGATGCCCTGATCGCCAGCCGTTCGTTGCGCGCCGGTCAGGATCAGGTTGAACAGCGCCAGACCATCCGCAATGCCCTGATCCTGCGTCAGGCCGAGATCGGCGTTTGAGCCGTGATGGGGCACCGTGCGCGTAAGCGCTTTGGGCAAAATTTCCTCCATGACCCCCAGGTCATCCGTCGCCTACTCGCCGCGATCGCCGTCCAGCCAGGCGATCATGTCGTCGAGATCGGCCCGGGACAGGGGGCGTTGACCTGGGGTCTATTGGAGCAGGCGAAGCGGCTCGATGTCATCGAGCTCGATCGCGACCTGATCGCGCCGTTGCGTGAGCGCCTGGGGGTATCAGAAAGGCTTTTGATCCACCAAGGCGATGCACTCGAGTTTGATCTGCACGCCTTGACCTCGAGACCTGCCGAATTGCGCATCGTCGGTAATCTGCCCTATAACATCTCAACCCCATTGCTCTTTCATCTACTTGCTCAGCTTGCGCTCATTCGCGACCTGCACCTGATGTTGCAAAAAGAGGTCGTGGAGCGTATCGCCGCTTCCCCAGGCAGTAAGACATACGGGCGCCTGTCGATTATGGTCCAGACCCATTGCGCGGCGATCAACCTGTTTCGCATCGGCCCCGGCGCCTTTAAACCCGTCCCTAAGGTCGAGTCGGCCTTTTTGCGCCTGATCCCCTGGCGCCCGCTGCGCTATCCGCTCGCCGACCCCGGCCTGCACGCCCGCATCGTCGCTGCCGCCTTTGGCCAGCGGCGCAAGACCCTGCGCAATAGTCTAGAGGGGCTGGTCCCCGTGGAACTGATCGAACGGGCCGGACTCAATCCCCAGGCGCGTGCTGAGAGGATCGATGTCGAAGGCTATGCGCGCTTGGCCAATCTCGCCGCGGACGCAGTGACAGCTAGCTGAGCTGAATCAGCAGCACCCTCAAGCGATGGGTCAAGGCGCCGTTAAAGAAGGTATGCCCACTGGCATTGGAGCAAATCTGATGAATCCACTGACCCATCTTTCGCCCTCGGCAAGCAATCTGATCCTCAGATCCCAGCCGACTCCCAAGCCCCAAGAGCAGGAGCAGGGGCAGCAAGGATCTAGCGGCGCTTTAGGGCAGGTCCAGGAGCGGGCCCTAAGCTCCATTGGGCGCGCCCTCGGCATGGAGGTGGGGCAGCTCAAATCGCTCAAGGCGGAGGATTACATCCCCGAGCGGGTCGCCGAGCGTATCACGAGCTTTGTAGCACAAGGGCTTGAGAGCGCTAGGCTGCGCGGTAAATCCGAGGATGAGCTGCAATCCCTGTATGAAAGTGCATTCAAGGGGGCCAAGCAAGGCTTTCAAGAGGCGCGCGAGCTCCTCGACAGCCTGCAGGTGCTGACAGGTAACATCGCTAAACAGGTGGACGAGACCGAGCGGCTGACCTTCGAGGGGCTAGAGAGGCTGGCGCCGCGTCAGATGACCGAATCGTCTATAACCGGCGTAGCCGCGGCCCAGAGATTCGCGCAGACGGATGACTTTAGCCTGTCGCTCAAGACCCGTGAGGGCGATACCGTACAGCTCCGGTTTGGCCGAAGCCTGGAGGCCCAGGGGAATTTTGCCTTTTTGCGCGATGGTTTGGGCAATCAGGCTGCGCTCCTCGATGTCAGTCGCACTGAGCAGACCGGTTTTCAGTTCAGCGTTGAGGGCGACCTCAATGAGGATGAGCTCAAGGCGATCCAGACCCTTATCCAGGATATCTCGGGTCTGGCGCGCGACTTTTTCAATGGCGATGTGCAAAAGGCGTTCGAACAGGCGCAGGGGATTCGCTTTGATATCGGTCAGCTTGCAGCGATGAATCTGACGATGAGCCGTTCCGAGCGTTTCAGTGCCGCCCAGGTCTATGAGGGGGTGCAGCGGCTAGATCAACCCGCGCAAGGGGAGGGCCGCTTGCGGCTTGGGCATTTCATGCGCGAGCTGCGCGAGCTGGGTGGGCGTCCTGAGCTTGGGTTTGTCGAGCAACCCTTCCAGGCCATCAATCAGATCCTGCGGGGACTCGTAGAGCAAGACAGCGCCTTCAAGTCGGCCCGGCCCGAGCTGCAGGCCCAGTACCGCGAGCACCTCAGTCAGCTTTTGGAGTCGCTCAATGCTGTCATCGCCTGAAATGCTGCCCATAGGTCGGTCCCTATGGGTATTTTTTGGTTGTATCCGCTGTTGAGTCTCCCTCAACCAGGCTGGATAATTTCTATGACCGCGAGGTCACAGCCAAGAATGGCGCAGGACCTTGTTGGTAAATGCTCGATCCTTGTTCCGTTGGAACGAGATCGGGCAAATCAGGCTGTTTCTAAGATAGGTCGCGTAGAGGGCAGTTGTTGCTGCCAAAAGAATTGCTCAGAGGAGGGGTAAAGGCATGGCGAAAACGATCC
It encodes the following:
- the hisD gene encoding histidinol dehydrogenase; amino-acid sequence: MTDIQRFSTADPGFKAQLERLLAWESIADDQVQATVTEIIREIRAHGDAALLDYTARFDRWTPVSAAALEIPRPRLQRAWESIADEQRAALKLAAERIRAYAEHQKTNGWRYREPDGTLLGQQVTPLDRVGLYVPGGRAAYPSSVLMNAIPAKVAGVPELIMVVPTPDGELNDLVLAAAFIAGVDRAFAIGGAQAIAALAYGTQTIPPVDKIVGPGNIYVAAAKRAVFGRVGIDMVAGPSEILVICDGQTDPDWIAMDLFSQAEHDEDAQAILVSWDERFLDRVAASIDRLLPGMERAPIIARALTRRGALILACDLDDAIAVANLIAPEHLELSLADPESVVGRIRHAGAIFMGRHTPEAFGDYCAGPNHVLPTSRTARFSSPLGVYDFQKRSSILQVSPQAAAVLAKTASILARGEGLTAHARSAEYRGNGSS
- the hisC gene encoding histidinol-phosphate transaminase, which gives rise to MSARLQDIIRPEIAALSAYAVPDARGLIKLDAMENPYPLPESLRDPWLAVLKDLALNRYPDPRAPELASMLRESMGIPSEAGLVLGNGSDELIQMLALAVARPGGKILAVEPSFVMYRLIARFAGLDYLGIPLKADDFALDLEAVLAAIERERPLIVYLAYPNNPSGNRFAAEDLVQIIESAPGLVVIDEAYAPFTDASFLGLVGDWDNLLVLRTLSKMGLAGIRLGYLVGPAAWIAEIDKVRLPYNINVLSQATASFALRHKSVFDEQARLIREERQRLYQGLKQLPGLQPYPSEANFILVRVSPSQADRFFARLYDAGILVKNLDGTHPLLADCLRITVGTPEENARVLQALAGLL
- a CDS encoding secondary thiamine-phosphate synthase enzyme YjbQ; this encodes MRESIHLASHCPQELIDITDRVRTIVTRSGIRDGLVNVYAQGATAAIMIQENWDDSVQLDVIDLLSRLIPKGVWRHDRQDGNGDAHLKAGLIGPSETIPLIAGELGLSRWQNIFFCEFDGPRSDRRVLVTVLSDLPRG
- a CDS encoding sulfite exporter TauE/SafE family protein, with the protein product MASTSSPPLPPGARDPALVQTASPESVARLFRARVFKPAEGVFLFHPRAIERILADELDPRGDAGAIPSLGYHVMSRAAFLSALEEENPEALTVIEVLDLPDSVILLPLPGELPTEETALIQLWRDYWARRFEGEVARIWQQARDRDPEPNAFGPTSLRRLVGETAWFELKEVLIQDGVIPSGVDDPWVCRSFVALMVRLRYFTPGTRGYWFPAIQNWSALDDWVRAGGLDWPPPSLDGPLPEALLAARPDPLCGHPTRLVHLPSGLLCGRSDVDLRLYRGRGGEASNSAFHTQPPQDASQMGLPGAQDVRPLADRVGCMRSTFQLSRWASALEQGFGPHYAEGLVRFLEALFVAILGLASPLLGLTRLTRRFQPALELQLFVLALRRAQRAEQAGRYGSAIHQLALARESLLVLADPSSPEAERVLALIAQRQQGAESSLSQALLAAWPLNPGRARELRSLIAHLGDTRQAHGTAVQWVLDDLEEALRERSQVYYEMQPLRWLLGRGPLRRPLPLQADLRALRALESAQAHLEWINWPPTEIERLIRPLAALAAVIRSRLERGLVPRLSEALNQAGFIARDHREMVAFNKLLRELLDVIERRRHFRFTDVRDLVARNPLRLPDVSLAEWLKGDRLDRFDRQAARLLPGLYRPGEIYLKGLQRLSAPLFGTPLGRLLVRHLLLPVGVAFLLLKTLDILIGILPMLEATFHLTSLWLILGLGLLLNALVYTRSGRIGVYLLLRVLWWTLRLLLFDGLRRFMRWPPVRLLIETELVRGLNRNLVQPFLSGALLVVPILALFSVIRGDLIEPNVSLIALTLLLGILVRNTPGGRRLLDDLISGLGRFIRRLNQTLVIGLIQELLALFKELTRRFQQGLHWIEELLSHRQGESWPELLVKSVLAPVWRLCEWLFQFYLTVLVEPQINPIKHFPLVTVAHKLMLPFLPWITLLMVEALDPVLPKWISLPFVTLTILLLPGLAGFLVWELKENWRLYAANHQQATPGFAVRPGLYAVQSDGLVRTALEPAIVGTHGETLRAFLRRGFHSGTQPKAFDRLRRALRRQGEGSEQSPQRLREAQRQLFEVNRLISAFCDRELVYALRRRAQDPECALKEVRMRRPRLATASFAVTLDLRLKPSHEVTRLELALDVAWRAPDLLLHARLRRGGKGLDARSLAKIQEDLRAFGARAGASEIAIDLSED
- a CDS encoding DUF1566 domain-containing protein — encoded protein: MPNRHERVSTGIAVLNHIGRCVLWMIALWAGAEVRSQEIPPANDACFKGLAETAPSTEFTQLEGGAVVRHERTGLEWQRCALGQQWDAASKTCAGRPTVHTWKEAVKQAEQTGDGWRLPTGDELMTIVERCHDGPAINPQVFPNTPGVLFWSSSVDTGGVGRVWAVSFFTGQPFRVGTAQNGRVRLVRGTIQGP
- the fliW gene encoding flagellar assembly protein FliW, whose product is MNQQTAATPELASPTTIVFPEGIPGFEHLKTYRLTYSDTEGGRIYRLRPEDDPEIEFTLVDPQFYALNYVLALDDTEQSLLQAEHPEEILVLLMLWKDTEGTAGGLHANIAGPILINVAKGLGMQKIIGNPRMELSISNA
- a CDS encoding rhodanese-like domain-containing protein, with amino-acid sequence MKTFLELIRHCLTEVREVMPWDLAERIRENPELLIIDVREPYEFEAMHIPGSLNVPRGILESACEWDYEETIPELVQAREREIVVVCRSGYRSILAAHSLNLLGYQNVASLKLGLRGWKDDEQPLVDGTNQPVDLDLADDYFTPKLRPDQRRPA
- a CDS encoding DUF2934 domain-containing protein; translation: MSDPFAHPSPEQRHEMIAVAAYYLAERRGFAPGHAEADWLRAEQVIDALIASRSLRAGQDQVEQRQTIRNALILRQAEIGV
- the rsmA gene encoding 16S rRNA (adenine(1518)-N(6)/adenine(1519)-N(6))-dimethyltransferase RsmA → MGHRARKRFGQNFLHDPQVIRRLLAAIAVQPGDHVVEIGPGQGALTWGLLEQAKRLDVIELDRDLIAPLRERLGVSERLLIHQGDALEFDLHALTSRPAELRIVGNLPYNISTPLLFHLLAQLALIRDLHLMLQKEVVERIAASPGSKTYGRLSIMVQTHCAAINLFRIGPGAFKPVPKVESAFLRLIPWRPLRYPLADPGLHARIVAAAFGQRRKTLRNSLEGLVPVELIERAGLNPQARAERIDVEGYARLANLAADAVTAS
- a CDS encoding DUF5610 domain-containing protein: MNPLTHLSPSASNLILRSQPTPKPQEQEQGQQGSSGALGQVQERALSSIGRALGMEVGQLKSLKAEDYIPERVAERITSFVAQGLESARLRGKSEDELQSLYESAFKGAKQGFQEARELLDSLQVLTGNIAKQVDETERLTFEGLERLAPRQMTESSITGVAAAQRFAQTDDFSLSLKTREGDTVQLRFGRSLEAQGNFAFLRDGLGNQAALLDVSRTEQTGFQFSVEGDLNEDELKAIQTLIQDISGLARDFFNGDVQKAFEQAQGIRFDIGQLAAMNLTMSRSERFSAAQVYEGVQRLDQPAQGEGRLRLGHFMRELRELGGRPELGFVEQPFQAINQILRGLVEQDSAFKSARPELQAQYREHLSQLLESLNAVIA